The DNA sequence GCCTTTTAAACACAAGCCCTGTAGTAgcaaattttacaaaaataaagctgtaGTCAGCTTGGCACCTGCCTTTCCTATTTTGCTATGTAACACCAAGAAAGAGCACTTTGGCAACAGAGGGGTTACAGCCTTTTGGCTATTGGCAGGTACTTTATTTGAGGCCTAGTCTCctgacatctctctctctcaatctgaATGAGCTGCTGCTGGTCAGTATTCAGCCAAGAAGGAATATACTTATTTCATGTTCATACTGTCTTTGCGAAGTCTTTAGTATAAGGACAGCTCAGCCAGATAACACTCAGGTAAGTCTTAACATGACCCTGATAATAGAGCTAAAGGTATAAGAAATTGCAGGTAAACTAAGTTTAACAGGTATTACGATCTTTTCATAGTCAGGAACCTAAAGCTAAGATGAATTAAATAACTTCTCTGAATATTGTAGAATTGCCAGAATTCAAACCAAGGGCCATACTCACTGCGTTAAAGGTGCTCCTCTCCCTCAGAAACGTTCCTGCTCCTGCACAGTTGCAGAGCGAACGCAGGAGCTTATACCACTTCAGCTGATGTTTGCATTAGCGGTTTTGTTCTAGGTATTTACCTTCCTCTCCCCCACTAGTGCATCAATTCCATCAGCCTTTCTAAATTAGAGCAGGCTTTAGTTTCCTGTCTGGGCCAGCTTGAAAAGCAGTCCAGTCCATATTGCTAGAAAGTGAGAGCTAAGTATCCTGCAGGTAATTAACTCTTTTGGTCATCTTTCGTATCAGTATGCCTTGCAATTGATTCATTccaatttattgcatttttattgctgaagacttaaaagaattttttaaattaccataATCAAATATCAAACTCCTATCACCATTTTAGTTTTATAAATCAGAGCTTTACTGTAACAACCTAGACTAACCTAGAAGCATTGCCTTTCAGGTAACGATCAGAACAGTACAGCCTGAGAAAGTTAGGCAAGGTCAGGCGTCGTAGGTGCTCAGGTTTGGCAGCCTGTGTTGAGTTGTTTAAATTGCACTTTTAGTCCGTGTAGGTGTCAGTGCTGACTCTTTCTCTGATCTTGGCCACATGAGTAACTCCACCAGTCTAAATAAGTTGCATGCAACTCACCCTTTGAACTGGTCTTGCTATGAGCTACATATGTATTTCAGACTCTTACTTAGTATTTTATCCTTGCTAACAGCAGCTCAGTCGCTTTATCATTCTCATTGAACAACAGGGGAGCAGACTTGGAGATGAATTAATCTCTCTTCCACTCATTCCAGTTTTAGCAAACATAACACCTCCTATATGTTCTTCTAGAAGTATCATATTCAAAAATGCACTTTTGCCACTgtacaaaacatttaaaagaataatttattagCAAGTTCTCTATAAACTGGTTTCAGCATAGGGGATACATTAAAGAGGCAGAAGAATCAGAAACATGGTAGTTCTCTGAAACTTCATGTACAAGAAAGCTGTTCCCCACCCGTTGCTGCTACCCCTGTCCCAGAAAAAGCTTTAGCCTCAGTACCCTCACCTGTACTACAGCACTGAGCACTGCTGAGAACAGAACAGGAGTCCTACCTGAGGCAGGGAGGTTTTCACAGGGAAGATAACGTGCTCATTTACAAAATACAGAAGGGACAATGCAGAATGGAGAGGAGAATCAGATAACTCCACAAGGACTCCAGCACCATGTGGGATATAGAAGAATACAAGTGATCTGCGCTGTAATTACTGGGAGGAGATGCAGGGAAGTCATCCTACCATGAACGATCCAGGAGGCGAGTTTTCCATTAGGTCTGGAAGATAATAGTGTGGATCAAGTTTCATTTCCAGAGTTCTCCTAGAGGTTTACTCTGAATATCCTTCATGGTTTCCTCTGCAACAGACTTAATTTCTCTGTGCATGTCTTCTATACTCTTTGAAGCATCCACTGTCTGtttccaagagagaaaaaaaaaacccactcatttCCAGCACCAAATGAGAAAACCTACCTTGCTCTTACTTTCTGCTTCGCACTTTATTCAGCATTGTTACTATTCATAAGCAATGAGAGCAGTTAATTACACCTCTTATGCACTATTTCTGCTGTAGAATTGGAAGACCTATTTTATTTAGCAATAGACATTTAACAAGTCGATCCGTGGCTGAACAAAGGGACACAGAAGAAACTGCTGCTCTGCATGCAAGTTTTCTGACAGTCTTTGAGGTATATGACCTAACATCAGGTAAACATTCGTTACCCAGCACTGTAGTCCCACTGAAAGTTCAGTGGGCTGATCTTTCAATGGCTATTCAGTGTAAACTCTACCCATGACTGTAAGAACCTTTTTCCAGCTGTAGATTTGTGGgtctccccccccaaccccaaacacTGCAAGCTGAAGTCAGTAAAGGTGGTAGTAGTGCTATACTATTTTGGCGTTCACTGACTACAGCTCTCAGAACATGGTGATTTAAGCCTGACATTTCAAGAATAGTAGCATTACTGCTTTATGGTTGAGGGAACTTGGGTTACACATACAGTCATTTTATGTACCTTGCTTCTCAGGCAACAGGCTGCTTTTCACCTTTACAGAAACCACAAGGCAATAGAAGAGCAAGCAGTTAATCAAAGAGGCCTGCCATCAAAGTTAAATTCCAaagagaaataattgtttttgatAATAAAGCTTGTCACTTTGGAATTGCAGGTTGCATATCACCACAAATTGACAACAACCGTCAAGAGTAACATTTGTTCCCAGGGCTCTAAGATTATTTAGGAGTGACCAAGGTGAAGAAAGGATTTAGTGAAAAGATGTAAACAAGTGTATATTTGTCAATGACCTATACAGTACTGGACCACACAGTATTGATGAAAAGTAGCAGGCTGTGAGGAGATGAAATAAATAGACTTCATGGTTAAATGGCAGCCTTTTCATTACAGCTCAGCCAATGATCCCAGCTGTTTCATACTCGCACAACATCCTCAAGCAGATCCCTGATCTCTCAGTTTAGTTTTGTAATTGATAGTATTGAACTATGTTTCATGTCTTGGACCAAACAGTTCTTTGCCAATGTCTAATGTCGGTTATTCTTAGCTGATATTGAAGGGAAAATAGCCAGGAACACTAACTCTACTTTTACTGTTTACTGAAACTGGATTTCTGTGCCCATTTCAGGGACACTTTCCACCTATCTATTCTGGTCATCTGACAGTTGCTCAGTTTGgggtatttttaaatggaaatgaatgGGAATTCCTTTCAAGTAATGGATAGGAAACAAGGGAAATAACAGATGATTGGTAATAAGGGAAATGTATTCCACTGTTGGaagttactggagaaaaaaaaagcaggttttgcAGACTATGcataaatttcatattttctcatGTGACAGCATATTTATCTATCAATCTGGTTTTTGAGTTATGGTACATATTTTTGACAGCCTTTTTTTCTAGTCATTTTGATGTAGGAAATGCAGTTTTCCAGCATAACTTTTACTGGAATAGAAGTATGACTTCTCCTAGTTTGATGACTGTCATGCATTTAGATTCTTCAAGTTCTGAGAGCGCACAAAAGCTTTTATGCTGCAGAACCATGTTTACCTGAAGCGGACTGTGAAGAATTACACGTTTGCCTTATGCAGTGTGATCATCTGGCAAATCTGTATCCATCTCCAGCCTTCAGTCACTAGTAACTTAGCCATGAGCTGGGGCACGTACCCCCTTTTATGTCTGCATGAAACTACAGAGCAAACAGAAGGTACTGCCCAGATCTCATGACTGAGCACTGACAAGGCAATGGAAATGGTAAAGAGGATGCCCAGGTTAGAAAAGCCTCAATCCAGGTAACCTACACACAAGATAGGTGGGAAATACTTTCTCTTCAGGGATAATTCTGCCAGTTGTACAGCCCTTTGCAAATAGCTCCAAGGGATGAACAAGAATAAGAAGTGATGCAGGAGTGTGGAAGAAAATGAGACATATTTGGAGAGACTTCTGGTGTATTAAGCCAGCAAATGCTGAAGGAAACTGACCACATGAGAAGGAAGGTGATTGTTAGTAAGGGAGCCACAAGCTGCAGGAGGGTCCCCAAAACCTCTGAAGTTTCCAGAGTCCATGGCAGATGCTCCAGGATTccaaggaaactgaggcagggaagaGCAGATGCATCTCTCACTGCTTTTTATCTGGGTTTGTCAGTTTGTCgttaagaaagaaaactatttctAGAAAGCTcttgagggagagggaaaaagaaaagggacggGGGGGAACCTTATTATTTCTCCTCCCCCCAACAGGGCCCATCTAACGCCCATTTGGGCGTATTTCCTCACCTTCCAGTTTAATGTCTTGTCCTTCATCAGATGATAGAAGGATTGTAGAACTTTCTTTTGGAAGGAGCTGTTCTCATAACGCTCTTTCCCGAAGTTCCCTCGTGCCGCTGCTTCCTCTGGGCTTAACTCAAGAAACAGAATCAAATCTGGCTTTGGGAGTCCAACATCAGGTTGTTTGCACCAGTCCAGGCAGAAGTTCTGTTCCAGTCAAAGAGAACCAAGTTTGAGGTTAAACAAATAAAtgagaacaaaggaaagaagCAAGTTAGCTAGAATGCCTGATCAGGGGAGGAACAACCAGAAGAGATGCAGGCTGAATCAGCATAGACCTACAAACTGATAAATGGGAATACCTCCTTTTCATCTGGGCATTTAGTCCTGATAGTTTTTTAGGACAGAGATTTTCATAGGTGCTCTGCACCTCTCATATTCACTGAGGTCATGGAGCACTAATGACTAACCTCCCTGCTACAAAGGCCATTAGCCCTTTTTAAATACCCAGCCTACACCTTCTCAGCCTACCCAAGATTTTCGGCCCAGAAACTAAAGACCAATCTTTACAACTTTTGGATCTTGTTGAAAAATTAAGACTTCTACCAGGGCACACAAATCCAGAATGCTGCAGACAGACTGCTCAGGCTTGTCTGACCCTGTATTACCCCTTGTTGGTTATCCACGTGGGCACCGTAAGGCCACTTCCTAACAGCCAGAAGCCTGTCCAGATTTGCAAAAAGTAATTAGTTTAACCTAGtgagtttctctgctctttcttgggaaggggGTGGACACAGGCAAACAGGCTATGTCAATCCCTACACTGAACCTTCCATCTCTCAGTTTCAGTCCGTATCTCCCCACAGAAGGGGCCTGGGCCACACAAGTCAACTTTTACACTGGGCCTCTAACTGGAGCTGTTCCCCTGAATATAGAGGGGCATGGCCTGCTATGTTTCTCACTCACCTGTTTGGCACTTGTGAAGGCTACTCCAGAAAAGGCATATCTGTCTACCACAAGTGTGATTCCTTGATGTAATTTGTCTTTCATCAATGGCCTGAAAACCATGAGTTAGAGAGAGTTATATTCCTCTGTAGATAAATGAAGGAAGTTCATCTAAAAGACAGCTCATCAGGTTAGCACTTTTAACATGCTTCATCACAAACAGTGATCATTAGCAGTGTCAAGGTTACACAGTAATTCATCAGGCAGCTGAAACAACTTTTCAAGTTCCACCATCTACTTTTTCCCTTAAAGCTCCTTTCCCTGAATCAAAGGTGCAATATGCTTTTTAGCCCAAAAGGAAAGCACAGGACTTCTCTTTCTCCAGCAGGAAGGGCAGCTGCTGATGGTCACAGAAAAACTGCTATTTCTAGTCTGTCTTCTCACAGATGTTAAGTAAATACTCTTTCAAGACACCCAAGTTCAGGACGCAGCAATGCAgggcactgctctatccagctacCCAATTTACAGACTGGATCACAAACTAAATTCAGAAAGGAATAGTTTAGTCTTCCTCTTTATGTGCCAAAGTAGATTTGTGATGCACGCTGCTTCTGTCAGAGGAAAGTGTCCTTTATCTACCACAAGGAAATATCTTACTACAACTTACTCACCTGCCTTATGTGTTCCCAGTTTGCTTGGCACTGTCACTACAGCAAGATcagcaaagctttttttaaaagtgaaaaaacactTTGCAATGTAACTTCTTAGGCACAAACAACAGCTGTCACCAATGTTACTAACAGCACACGTGAAAACTCAGTTTGGCCAAAAACTCTCATGCATACGAGCAGCACCTCCTAAGTTGGAACAGTAGCATACACTGTATTGAAGTCTGTACCCAGCCTTGACGATGCTGTAGTTTGCCCTCTCCTCTGGGGTACCCAGAAGGTGGCTGCTAATCCCAGGTGGACACTGGGGATGCACAATTAAAGGCATCATTTTCTTTAACCAACAGTACTTAAGGGAGCCCTGTGACCAGGAGCATATCCAACAAACGTGACTCCTACATCCATATGGCCAAGGTAGCCATTTACAGCTGAATACAGCCTTTAGCAGGAGGGGAAGTTTGAGCGTATTTCTGGATCCACATCAAGATTCCTTAACCATTCTACCACACATACAAACTTCAGAAAATGAGGACGAGAACAGTACATTCACAGCCTAGGCTGGTATGATCTTAGCTCCTCAACTTTTCAATCTAATAGGCACAGAAATTGAAAATACCGCACCTAAtgatttcagaaaacaaactgcAGGATTTAATCTAAGAAGAAGTTGAAAGCTGTAAGAAGTGCTAAAAGCCACTTTGTTTCTAGCCACGTCCTCCTTGCTAAATACAGTTGTATTCCGCACACATTAACCCACTGAATGCTAAAACCCCAGGATTCAAAACCATGCACTTTTATTTTACAACTCGACAGGGATTATCTTTACACATGCTCCCAGCGGTTCGCTGAGAAAAGCAGATGAACTGTGTGATCCTCCAagttcttctccttctccaggtAGGAGCTGATCAGCCGCCCAATCTCAGTTGTTCTCTCTGCAATAAAGAGGGCGAGAAAGAGCTACCACACCCCGCTCCTGAGCGCCTCCCACAGAGGGGCCCGtctgccccggggccgcgggacggccgcccgcctgccccggcccgggcgcGGGGATCCGCCCGAGGGCCCCCGGACCGCGCCCACCGCCCCCCTGCGCTCCCCCCCTAGGGAaaaagggcagcaggaggcaccgGGGacctccccggtgcccccccccccgccacggcgGGGCGGGCGCACACACAAGGCGGCAACAGCGGGGCCCCCCGTACCCGGGAAGCAGAGGAGGTCGGCGCGGTggcccgccgcccgcagcgcctcCACCAGCCGGCGGCCCTGCGTGCTCTTGCCGGCGCAGTCCATGCCCTCCAGCACGAtgagcgccccgcgccgccccgccatAGCCCGCCAAACCTTCCTGCCCGGGCCCTTCCGGCCGAGCCCAGCCAATCGCAGGGCGAATGGGACGCGCAGCCGCCGGCGCGGGTGCCGCTCTAGGCGGCGGGACGACACAGAGGCGGTGAGGACCTCCGGGCGGCTGGAgtgcgggcgggaggggagggcaaaGGGAGCGTGCAGTGGGTCTTGCGGCTCGGGGGACGTGAACAGGCATCGCCCTAAGGCCCCCCACCCCCGAACAGTAATTAGTCTGGTGGACGCACGCTGCCTCGGTCGCCAAAAGAAGGTTTCTTGGCCGTGCTCTGCACCAGAAGGCACAGAGCCACTTGGGGAAAAGAGCATTTCCACAGTGAGAAGAAACTCTTggcaggcagggaggaaaggggacAGAGAAACGACGGGAGAAAAGTCACCAAAGGAGTCTCAGGGAGATTTGTGCTGTTCACTCATGATTTGGAAAAAGTAAAGGGGTAATGTGGGCCTGGTGTTTGTTGATGAAACTTGAATTTAATAAAGCTGAGTGCTGCCTTCAAAAACTGCAGGTGGACATTGCATCACTGGTGACTGGGTAAGGAAATAGCAAGTGGCATTCATTGTAGATAAGTATAAGGAAACatatgctggaaaaaataataacgCCAAACGCTGAAATGACTGCTTAGGAACAAGATTTCGTTGTCATGGGCATCATCAGTGCTCAGCAGCAGTCAAAAAATGGAGCAGATCATTCAAAATCAGCGGGACATTAGAGAAACTAGCCGTCTGCACAACAGCACTGTAGAATTCAGTGTGTAAATATGTTATTCACCTGCGTCTTGAATACCTGGCGTAGTCCTGGTCCCGCACTTGGGAACAATATAGCTGCCCTGGAGAAAGAAACACGGGGAATGGCAACAACAGCAATGAGAGGAACGGGGCAGCTTCCGTGGGAAATGGCTGAGCAGGCTGGAGCCTGTCAGCCTGGTGAAGATGCAACTGGCAGGAGATACAAGGAGGTCTAAAAATGAGTCCTGTGGAGCAGAGAGCGTCTTGTCCTCTCAGACAAGAACAGAGGGACCTCAAACGAAACGAAGAGGTGGTGGGTGTGAAATGCCAAAGGAGAGTTTTCACAAAGATCTAACTAGGCTGAGGAACTTcttgctgcagcagggaagcatGAAGCTAGAACATGGAAAGCATGTGGGACTACTTAAGGAGGAACAGCTCATTCGAGACCGCCATCTCAGGCTCTGAAATCAAGACTCAGGTGAGCAAATGCTTAGAAGTCTGTGACCAGTTTACTGGATGCAGCCATCTTCTCCCCTTTGAATTGGGTGGTCTTGTAACTCAGTCCAAAGGAAACTGCCTAAATCATCCGGGAGGGAACATCCACTGGGAAGTTCTTTGCTGAATCGACGAAAGGTTTGGCTGAGGGCtcccagggccgccgccgcctgaggcgacccgcgcgccgcgccgcgccgcccctccccccgcctcgcCTGGGCGCCCGTTACTCCGCCCCGCCCCTCATGAATATGCAGCCAGGCGCGTCCCCGGCGGCCAATCCACGGCGGGCGGCACATGAATATGCAATAAGGCCGAGGCCGCAGCCCTTGTCATGCGGGCCCGGCAGGCGGGTGGAAGCGGCGCTGCGGGGGCGGCGGGTCGCGGAGCGCAAGATGGCGACCGCCATGTACCTAGAGCACTACCTAGACAGTGAGTGCGCGGCGCGGGGaacccggggcggcggggcggggcggggcgggggcgggacgggacgggacggggagcgcgggccgcggcggcggcgggagcggcggttGGCGCCGGCGCCTGCAAGCGCGGGGGCGCTGCCCGTGCGCGCGGCGGCgtggcgcgcgcggcggcggcgcgagaaTTGCAACTGCGCCACGGGCTGGGGCCAGGCGGCAGTAGGGCTGCCGTCCTTCTGGCGTCATCAGCACTGGTCCCTCTAGTACGTCATCGTTGTGCGCCTCCCGCTCCTCCAGCGGGCCGTTGCCCGGGTGCTGCTGCCTGCGCCGCCGGTTCTGGGGCTCCCTAGCGCGGCCGTGTGCGTGATCCGCCAGGCAGCCTGCCCCCTTTCCCGTCCCCCTCGCTGAGGGGCTGCTGGGGAAGGGCCAGGTGTCTGTCcggcccgccgccgggcgggggtgGGCCCGCCGGCCCCTGACTCGACTGCCTCACAGCTCCTGTGAGCTAAAGCGGTTTTCCCGAGAGCAGCCTTCGATGCTTCGATGGCTCTGTTAAAGGTGTTCGTCTTCAGTCTGACTCCCAAAAGCACTGCATGCTTACGAGGCCTCCATTTGAAGATGGTGGGAATTTCACCTGCTCAGTATTTACGGAAAACGGGTTTTCAGCCATTACAGCATGAGAAGCAAAACGTAAAAGGCAGCAAAGACGAGCTCCTTCTTGAAAATCTCAGTGCTGACTTTAAAATGTCCTTCTTTCACACTGTGCGTATCAAAGTTATCGAAAAGTCGGGAAGAATAACCATGTTAATGGGTTAAGAATCGCTCCTGTGCAGTTTAGCATCCATACTTGTGCCCTAAGTTCTGTTGATAAAACGAGACAGCTCATTGTATGTAAAATTAAACATGCATCCGAGTATAGGAATGCCAACGTCTTCGGTTGCCAAGACTTTATTCTCAGAAGACCATTCTTATTCAAGAATGGAATGAGGGGGCATAGTGCTTTTGCATCTCTGTGAGTGTCTGTGTTTATCACAGTCCTGGATAATTAAACTAATGGCCAAGTCCAGCAGGGTGTTGTTTCTAGCTCTTTTGTATTGTATGGGTTGCGCTAATGATCAAGTATATTGCATGTCAAAGGAAGGATATCTCATGTTGAGGAGAATAGTCTGTAGAATTGGTCTTTATGTTTCAGGCATTGAAAACCTCCCTTGTGAACTGCAAAGAAACTTCCAGCTGATGCGCGAGTTGGATCAGAGAACAGAAGGTGTGTTCAGGTATTTCAGTAAGCATGAAGTCTGACTAAAGAGCCTTCACCTGAAGGAGAGAGCCCTGTGGGGACTTGCCTgatcccctttccttctcttgaCCATACCAGtatgctgaattttttttatttctgtggtggCTATGCTTGTAATACTAGGGTTTTTTGGTagttgttttgttattttattgt is a window from the Struthio camelus isolate bStrCam1 chromosome 9, bStrCam1.hap1, whole genome shotgun sequence genome containing:
- the DTYMK gene encoding thymidylate kinase; the protein is MAGRRGALIVLEGMDCAGKSTQGRRLVEALRAAGHRADLLCFPERTTEIGRLISSYLEKEKNLEDHTVHLLFSANRWEHVPLMKDKLHQGITLVVDRYAFSGVAFTSAKQNFCLDWCKQPDVGLPKPDLILFLELSPEEAAARGNFGKERYENSSFQKKVLQSFYHLMKDKTLNWKTVDASKSIEDMHREIKSVAEETMKDIQSKPLGELWK